A DNA window from Shewanella baltica contains the following coding sequences:
- a CDS encoding LysR family transcriptional regulator yields MLINDLALFVRVADCGNISAAAAEMDISAASASAAIKRLEKQLDTSLFIRTTRSLRLTVQGERYLIHCRRALSDLALGEQAIASDKGKISGTLSLSVSSDFGRNLFVPWLDEFLLDFPQLQVRLHLGDNISSFYHDKIDVAVRYGKPQDSNQVAFPLCSVDRVLCASPEYLAEFGVPDSLEQLIEHNCLFYKLDERTHDQWQFRRDGQEYKVRVTGNRSANDAEIARRWAVAGKGLVFKSSLDLADDLISGRLVRLLPEYQGEPVDLYLVCPGREHVTPVVLLLREMLRQRTQALSKSLGQILAVKKS; encoded by the coding sequence ATGTTGATTAATGATTTAGCTTTGTTCGTGCGTGTCGCCGATTGTGGCAATATTTCTGCTGCTGCGGCCGAGATGGACATCTCGGCTGCTTCTGCCAGCGCTGCAATAAAACGGCTTGAAAAACAGCTTGATACTAGCTTATTTATCCGCACGACCCGCAGCTTACGTTTGACAGTACAAGGTGAGCGTTATCTTATTCATTGTCGACGAGCCTTAAGCGATTTAGCGCTCGGCGAGCAGGCCATCGCCAGTGACAAAGGTAAAATATCCGGCACCTTGAGCTTATCGGTTTCTTCGGATTTTGGCCGTAATCTGTTTGTGCCTTGGCTCGATGAGTTCTTGCTCGATTTCCCACAATTGCAAGTGCGCTTGCATCTTGGCGATAATATCAGCAGCTTTTATCACGATAAAATTGATGTCGCGGTGCGTTACGGCAAACCGCAGGACTCAAACCAAGTGGCATTTCCGCTCTGCAGTGTTGATCGTGTCTTGTGCGCCTCACCTGAATATCTGGCCGAGTTTGGTGTGCCAGATTCATTAGAACAGCTGATAGAGCATAATTGCTTGTTTTATAAGTTAGATGAGCGAACCCACGACCAATGGCAATTTAGGCGCGATGGGCAAGAATATAAAGTGCGTGTCACGGGCAACCGCAGTGCTAACGATGCAGAAATTGCCCGCCGTTGGGCTGTGGCGGGTAAAGGATTGGTATTTAAGTCGAGTCTAGATCTGGCCGATGACTTAATTTCAGGGCGATTAGTGCGTTTGTTGCCTGAGTATCAAGGTGAGCCGGTCGATTTGTACTTAGTGTGCCCAGGACGCGAGCATGTCACGCCTGTCGTTTTATTGTTGCGGGAAATGCTGCGGCAGCGCACACAGGCTTTGAGTAAAAGCTTAGGTCAAATACTGGCAGTAAAAAAATCTTAG
- the rho gene encoding transcription termination factor Rho, protein MNLTELKDTPISDLVSLAENMKLENMARARKQDIIFSILKAHAKSGEDIFGGGVLEILQDGFGFLRSSDGSYLAGPDDIYVSPSQIRRFNMRTGDTIFGKIRPPKEGERYFALLKVNEVNFDKPENSRNKILFENLTPLHAEERMRMERGNGSTEDITARILDLCSPIGKGQRGLIVAPPKAGKTLLLQGIAQSISYNNPEVVLMVLLIDERPEEVTEMQRLVKGEVIASTFDEPASRHVQVAEMVIEKAKRLVEHKKDVVILLDSITRLARAYNTVIPSSGKVLTGGVDANALHRPKRFFGAARNIEHGGSLTIIATALVDTGSKMDEVIYEEFKGTGNQELHLSRKAAEKRVFPAIDFNRSGTRREEKLTTQEELQKMWILRKILNPMDEVSAMEFLIDKLAMTKTNEEFFTAMKRAKS, encoded by the coding sequence ATGAACTTAACTGAATTAAAAGACACGCCGATTTCTGACCTAGTCTCGCTAGCTGAAAATATGAAGCTCGAAAATATGGCCCGCGCTCGCAAGCAGGACATTATTTTCTCAATCCTTAAAGCCCACGCAAAAAGTGGAGAAGACATTTTCGGTGGTGGAGTATTAGAAATACTCCAAGACGGTTTCGGCTTCTTACGCAGCTCAGACGGTTCTTATTTAGCTGGTCCAGATGACATCTATGTCTCACCAAGCCAAATTCGCCGCTTCAACATGCGAACGGGTGATACCATTTTTGGTAAAATTCGCCCACCGAAAGAAGGCGAGCGTTATTTTGCCCTATTGAAAGTCAACGAAGTTAACTTCGATAAACCTGAAAACTCCCGTAATAAAATCCTCTTTGAAAACTTAACCCCACTCCATGCAGAAGAACGTATGCGTATGGAGCGTGGCAACGGCTCAACTGAAGATATTACCGCACGTATTCTGGATTTATGCTCACCGATTGGTAAAGGTCAACGTGGTTTGATCGTTGCACCACCAAAAGCCGGTAAAACGCTATTACTTCAAGGTATTGCTCAGAGCATCAGTTACAACAACCCAGAAGTGGTGTTGATGGTATTGCTGATCGACGAACGCCCAGAAGAAGTAACTGAGATGCAACGCCTTGTTAAAGGCGAAGTAATTGCATCAACCTTCGATGAGCCAGCCAGCCGTCACGTTCAAGTTGCCGAAATGGTGATTGAAAAAGCCAAGCGCTTGGTTGAACACAAGAAAGACGTGGTTATCCTACTCGATTCTATTACCCGTCTAGCCCGTGCCTATAACACTGTTATCCCGTCATCGGGCAAAGTGTTAACTGGTGGTGTGGATGCGAACGCCCTGCACCGTCCAAAACGCTTCTTCGGTGCGGCACGTAACATCGAACACGGCGGCAGCTTGACCATTATCGCCACTGCTTTGGTTGATACTGGTTCTAAGATGGACGAAGTGATCTACGAAGAATTTAAAGGTACAGGTAACCAAGAGCTACATCTGTCACGTAAAGCGGCAGAAAAGCGTGTGTTCCCAGCCATTGACTTCAACCGTAGTGGTACGCGTCGTGAAGAAAAACTCACGACTCAAGAAGAACTGCAAAAAATGTGGATCCTGCGTAAAATTTTAAATCCTATGGATGAAGTCAGCGCAATGGAATTCTTAATCGACAAATTGGCTATGACCAAGACTAACGAAGAATTCTTTACCGCCATGAAACGCGCTAAGTCTTAA
- the trxA gene encoding thioredoxin TrxA: MSDKIIYLSDDSFENDVLKSDLPVLVDFWAEWCGPCKMIAPILDDVSEEYAGRVTIAKLNVDQNNVSPAKYGVRGIPTLLLFKNGELAATKVGALSKTQLKEFIDAQI; encoded by the coding sequence ATGAGCGATAAAATTATATACCTGAGTGACGACAGCTTCGAAAACGACGTATTAAAGTCTGATTTGCCAGTATTGGTAGACTTCTGGGCCGAGTGGTGTGGTCCTTGTAAAATGATCGCTCCAATTTTAGACGATGTGTCTGAAGAATATGCAGGCCGCGTGACTATCGCTAAATTAAACGTTGACCAAAACAATGTTTCTCCAGCGAAATATGGCGTTCGTGGCATCCCAACTTTACTGTTATTCAAAAACGGTGAATTAGCCGCAACTAAAGTTGGCGCACTATCAAAAACGCAATTAAAAGAGTTTATCGACGCGCAAATCTAA
- the rhlB gene encoding ATP-dependent RNA helicase RhlB: MSETHLSTQRFADLPLHPEVKQALAENGFEFCTPIQALSLPVLLQSKDIAGQAQTGTGKTMAFLVATFNHLLSTPVPEGRLINQPRAIIMAPTRELAIQIAKDAILLAKHTHLKVGIVYGGESYDVQRKVLDQGVDILIGTTGRIIDYVRQGIIGLNSIQAVVLDEADRMFDLGFIKDIRFLFRRMPEANQRLNMLFSATLSMKVQELAYDHMNEPVKVEIAPEEKTSKNIKEEIFYPSQEEKMRLLLTLIEEDWPEKAIVFSNTKHSCETLWSWLEGDGHRVGLLTGDVPQKKRIRILEQFTSGQLDILVATDVAARGLHISDVSHVYNYDLPDDCEDYVHRIGRTGRAGNKGMSISFACEEYALNLPAIESYINHSIPVSNYDSEALLADIPTPAKIHRKHPSGTRNLRDRSGTSRPGAQRSGARPPRHDRTRRHS, encoded by the coding sequence ATGAGCGAAACACATCTATCTACCCAAAGGTTTGCCGACCTACCTCTACATCCTGAGGTTAAACAGGCCCTTGCCGAGAATGGCTTCGAATTTTGTACGCCGATCCAGGCGTTATCACTGCCTGTATTACTTCAATCAAAAGATATCGCTGGTCAGGCACAAACGGGCACTGGCAAGACAATGGCCTTTTTGGTCGCCACTTTTAATCACTTATTATCGACTCCCGTACCTGAAGGTCGACTGATTAATCAGCCCCGCGCCATCATTATGGCTCCGACTCGCGAACTGGCGATTCAGATTGCTAAAGATGCGATTTTACTCGCTAAACACACTCACTTAAAGGTGGGTATTGTTTATGGCGGCGAAAGTTACGATGTACAGCGTAAAGTATTAGATCAAGGTGTTGATATCTTGATTGGTACTACGGGTCGAATTATCGACTACGTTCGCCAAGGCATTATCGGTCTGAATTCGATTCAGGCTGTAGTATTAGATGAAGCCGATCGTATGTTCGATCTAGGTTTTATCAAAGATATCCGCTTCTTGTTTAGACGTATGCCTGAGGCAAATCAACGTCTTAATATGCTATTTTCGGCAACCTTGTCGATGAAAGTGCAAGAGCTGGCTTACGATCATATGAACGAGCCAGTTAAAGTCGAAATCGCCCCTGAAGAAAAAACCTCCAAAAACATCAAAGAAGAAATCTTCTATCCTTCGCAAGAAGAGAAGATGCGTTTGCTGTTGACCTTGATTGAAGAAGATTGGCCAGAAAAAGCCATCGTTTTCTCTAACACTAAGCACAGTTGTGAAACGCTTTGGTCTTGGCTTGAAGGTGACGGACATCGCGTGGGTTTGTTAACGGGTGATGTGCCACAGAAAAAACGTATTCGTATTCTTGAGCAGTTTACCAGTGGCCAATTAGATATATTGGTTGCTACCGATGTGGCGGCTCGCGGTTTACATATTTCTGACGTTTCACACGTGTATAACTATGATTTACCTGATGATTGTGAAGACTATGTACACCGAATCGGTCGTACGGGTCGTGCGGGTAATAAGGGCATGTCGATAAGCTTTGCCTGTGAAGAGTACGCGTTGAACTTGCCAGCAATCGAAAGCTATATTAATCATTCGATTCCAGTGAGTAATTACGACAGTGAAGCTTTATTGGCCGATATTCCTACGCCAGCGAAGATCCACCGTAAACACCCGAGCGGCACTCGAAACCTGCGTGATCGTTCTGGGACAAGTCGTCCAGGTGCGCAACGCAGTGGTGCTCGCCCTCCTCGTCATGATAGGACACGTAGACATTCGTAA
- a CDS encoding Ppx/GppA phosphatase family protein → MPTPAYAAITLGSNSFNMLIAKTRGGQPHIIAKYKRKVRLAEGIGDDGNLSHDVMQRGLDCLSMFAQMLVQHKIEANHVAVIATATLRSISNADEFNRRALPLLGHPIEIISGMREAELIYQGMVATTCGQGRRLVIDIGGASTEFIIGDGHQVLFKTSLPFGSVTYNRQFFSSLPLQQLDFDDAKQQVLTALAEHRQTLRDLGWHCVVGASGAVQSVVEVLLHRGLSETITLDVLTQLKAEILAQEDIGLMGIAGLCSERAPTFAAGVAILLALFELLGIEHLALSGGALREGVLVMLAQRIIDEVS, encoded by the coding sequence ATGCCAACACCCGCTTATGCCGCTATAACATTAGGCTCAAACAGTTTTAATATGCTGATCGCCAAAACTCGTGGTGGTCAGCCGCATATTATTGCGAAATATAAACGCAAGGTGAGGCTCGCCGAAGGTATAGGCGACGATGGCAACTTAAGCCATGACGTGATGCAGCGCGGCCTCGACTGTTTGAGTATGTTTGCCCAAATGTTGGTGCAACATAAGATTGAAGCAAATCATGTCGCTGTGATTGCTACCGCAACCCTTCGCAGTATCAGCAATGCCGATGAGTTTAATCGGCGTGCATTGCCACTCCTTGGTCATCCGATTGAAATCATCTCAGGCATGCGTGAAGCTGAGCTTATCTATCAAGGCATGGTGGCGACCACCTGTGGTCAAGGCCGTCGTTTAGTGATAGATATCGGCGGGGCGAGTACTGAGTTTATTATCGGTGATGGGCATCAAGTGTTGTTCAAAACCAGTTTACCCTTTGGTAGCGTGACTTATAATCGCCAATTTTTTAGTAGCTTGCCGCTGCAACAGTTAGATTTCGATGATGCCAAGCAGCAAGTGCTAACCGCATTAGCTGAGCATAGACAAACCCTGCGCGATTTAGGTTGGCATTGTGTTGTTGGTGCCTCTGGCGCGGTGCAATCTGTGGTTGAAGTACTGCTTCACCGTGGCTTATCTGAGACGATAACGCTCGATGTGCTCACTCAGCTGAAGGCTGAAATTCTCGCCCAAGAAGACATTGGCTTAATGGGGATCGCTGGGCTTTGTAGCGAGCGGGCGCCGACTTTTGCAGCGGGTGTCGCTATTTTGTTGGCTTTGTTTGAGTTGCTGGGGATAGAGCATTTAGCCTTATCTGGCGGCGCATTACGTGAAGGTGTTTTAGTGATGTTAGCGCAGCGAATTATTGACGAAGTCAGCTAA
- a CDS encoding thioredoxin family protein: MHNNVKAFIATTALFFSCQVLANGGCGFEEQQQGLIATCSEEKQEVILTGIVEAQHLVTDLNEFAEGYKSYQVDTAAITPLKSVTEPTEIIVIIGTWCPDCHRETPRFIRIMEEVANPNIKVTYIGVDRTKKDPEGLAAKYDFTRIPTFIVLQQGKEVGRIVERPTVSLEKDLADLLK; the protein is encoded by the coding sequence ATGCACAATAACGTTAAGGCATTCATAGCCACTACTGCCTTATTTTTTAGTTGTCAGGTACTAGCCAATGGTGGCTGTGGATTTGAAGAACAACAACAGGGTTTAATTGCGACCTGCAGTGAGGAGAAACAAGAAGTGATTTTAACTGGCATAGTCGAAGCACAACATTTAGTCACAGATCTCAATGAGTTTGCCGAAGGGTATAAAAGCTACCAGGTCGACACTGCGGCAATCACTCCGCTTAAAAGCGTCACCGAACCAACTGAAATTATTGTGATCATTGGTACTTGGTGTCCAGATTGTCACCGTGAAACACCGCGCTTTATCCGTATCATGGAAGAAGTCGCCAATCCCAATATCAAAGTGACCTATATTGGTGTCGACCGGACGAAGAAAGATCCCGAAGGCTTAGCTGCCAAATACGACTTTACCCGTATTCCAACCTTTATTGTGCTACAGCAAGGTAAAGAAGTTGGCCGTATCGTAGAGCGCCCAACCGTTTCCTTAGAAAAAGATCTGGCCGATTTATTGAAATAA
- the mutT gene encoding 8-oxo-dGTP diphosphatase MutT, with protein MTKRIHVAVGIITNSAGEILLAKRPDHLHQGGKWEFPGGKVEAGETVTQALIRELKEEVALDVTDSQPFMALSFDYPDKQVLLDIHSVTEFNGTAQGLEGQLIAWVTKADLVNYDFPDANKPILEKILAQ; from the coding sequence ATGACTAAACGCATCCATGTTGCCGTCGGCATTATTACTAACTCGGCCGGTGAAATTCTGTTGGCAAAACGCCCAGACCATTTACATCAAGGTGGAAAGTGGGAATTTCCTGGCGGCAAAGTTGAGGCGGGCGAAACGGTCACTCAAGCGCTGATCCGTGAACTCAAAGAGGAAGTTGCACTCGATGTCACCGATAGTCAGCCATTTATGGCGCTGAGTTTCGATTATCCCGATAAACAAGTGCTACTCGATATCCACTCGGTCACTGAGTTTAACGGCACAGCCCAAGGCCTCGAAGGTCAGCTTATCGCTTGGGTCACTAAAGCCGACTTAGTTAATTACGACTTCCCCGACGCTAATAAGCCTATTCTAGAAAAAATTCTCGCTCAGTAA
- the yacG gene encoding DNA gyrase inhibitor YacG, translating into MPLTVNCPICKAPVEWVPQSAFKPFCSERCKLIDLGDWASEKHVIPVKAEFDPEAFDEFDLDEGDFFKE; encoded by the coding sequence ATGCCATTGACCGTTAACTGCCCTATCTGCAAAGCCCCTGTCGAGTGGGTGCCACAATCTGCATTTAAACCTTTTTGCAGCGAGCGCTGTAAGCTCATCGACCTCGGCGATTGGGCGTCAGAAAAGCATGTCATCCCAGTGAAGGCCGAATTTGATCCCGAAGCATTTGATGAATTTGATCTCGATGAAGGCGACTTTTTTAAAGAATAA
- the zapD gene encoding cell division protein ZapD: protein MTELVYEQPLNEKIRSYLRLEYLDIQLQSNLNHDHQHRCFYPLFSLCELSERCDYRNEVLKDIERHLLQLSKWQELDHVDHQQIDLYINALTQAREPLQKPERFGSQLKQDRFISALRQRFGMPGACCNFDLPQLHYWLAKPWEEKQQDYRSWISHFEPLLTPITLLLQLTRSTAHYDNAVAHAGFYQGDSAQALALVRVKVDASHGCYPTISGHKNRFAIHFVQFEQQRHSDRSIDFLLATCA from the coding sequence ATGACTGAATTAGTTTACGAACAGCCCCTAAACGAGAAAATTCGCAGCTACTTGCGGCTCGAATACCTCGATATACAGCTGCAAAGTAACCTAAATCATGACCACCAACATAGATGTTTTTATCCGCTGTTTTCCCTCTGTGAATTGTCCGAACGCTGTGATTATCGTAATGAAGTATTAAAAGACATTGAACGGCACTTGCTGCAACTCAGCAAATGGCAAGAATTAGATCACGTCGACCACCAGCAAATCGATCTTTATATCAACGCCCTCACCCAAGCCCGCGAACCGTTGCAAAAGCCAGAACGCTTCGGCAGCCAACTAAAACAAGACAGATTTATTTCTGCGCTACGACAACGCTTTGGCATGCCGGGCGCCTGCTGTAACTTCGATCTGCCGCAACTGCATTATTGGCTAGCTAAACCTTGGGAAGAAAAACAACAAGACTACCGCTCTTGGATATCGCATTTCGAACCTTTACTCACCCCCATCACCCTATTGCTCCAACTCACCCGCAGTACAGCCCATTACGACAATGCCGTTGCCCATGCTGGTTTTTATCAGGGTGACAGCGCTCAAGCACTTGCTTTGGTGCGAGTTAAAGTCGATGCCTCCCACGGGTGTTATCCTACGATTAGCGGCCATAAAAACCGTTTTGCAATCCATTTTGTGCAGTTTGAACAACAACGCCACTCCGACCGTTCGATTGATTTCTTACTGGCTACCTGTGCATGA
- the coaE gene encoding dephospho-CoA kinase (Dephospho-CoA kinase (CoaE) performs the final step in coenzyme A biosynthesis.): MSKFVVGLTGGIGSGKTTVANLFSAEGITLVDADIVAREVVAPGSKGLEAIVTHFGAEILTPEGELDRAKLRQRIFSHPEEREWLNQLLHPMIRQEMLAQVEKATSAYVIMVVPLLFENGLDRLVNRTLVVDISPELQINRTVKRDNVDASQVNNIISSQCSRSEKLARADDIIDNQGEISTLKREVLALHQRYLQLSGTDKAHD, translated from the coding sequence ATGTCAAAGTTTGTTGTTGGTCTTACTGGCGGTATCGGCAGCGGTAAGACGACTGTTGCCAATTTGTTCTCCGCCGAAGGAATAACCTTAGTCGACGCCGATATCGTTGCCCGCGAGGTCGTCGCTCCGGGTTCAAAAGGACTGGAAGCGATCGTAACTCATTTTGGTGCTGAGATATTAACACCAGAGGGTGAACTCGATCGCGCCAAGTTGCGGCAGCGGATATTTAGCCATCCTGAAGAGCGCGAATGGCTAAACCAACTATTACACCCCATGATCCGCCAAGAAATGCTAGCGCAGGTAGAAAAAGCGACCTCTGCCTATGTAATTATGGTCGTGCCCTTGCTATTTGAGAACGGGTTAGATAGGTTAGTCAATCGGACTTTAGTGGTGGATATTTCACCTGAGTTGCAAATAAATCGCACCGTAAAACGTGACAATGTTGATGCATCTCAAGTTAATAACATCATTAGTAGCCAATGTAGTCGCAGCGAAAAACTCGCCAGAGCCGACGACATTATTGATAATCAAGGAGAGATATCAACCTTAAAACGAGAGGTGCTAGCATTGCACCAGCGATATTTACAACTTTCTGGTACCGATAAAGCCCATGACTGA
- a CDS encoding prepilin peptidase, whose amino-acid sequence MSEFISILGQHPYLFMALSFIFAATIGSFLNVVIHRFPVMMKREWQQECNQYLQEYHEDIVKKIGIEQLNKPIDAFPEKYNLVVPGSACPKCKTAIKPWHNLPVLGWLMLKGKCAACHAPISARYPIIEFITGLLIATLAWHFGPSWQFVFASILTFVLVALTGIDLDEMLLPDQMTLPLLWLGLIINLNHTFASPTDAIMGAAAGYLSLWSIFWLFKILTGKEGMGYGDFKLLAVFGAWLGWQMLPLVILLSSLVGAVVGITMIVSKRLKQGNPIPFGPYIAAAGWIALLFGQQIVDWYLSTL is encoded by the coding sequence ATGTCAGAATTCATCTCCATTTTGGGCCAGCACCCTTATCTTTTTATGGCTCTAAGCTTTATTTTTGCCGCTACCATTGGTAGTTTTTTAAATGTGGTGATCCACAGATTTCCTGTGATGATGAAACGGGAGTGGCAGCAAGAATGTAATCAGTATTTGCAGGAATACCACGAAGACATAGTCAAAAAAATCGGTATAGAACAACTCAATAAACCTATAGATGCATTCCCTGAAAAGTATAATCTTGTTGTGCCGGGCTCAGCCTGCCCTAAATGTAAAACGGCGATTAAACCTTGGCATAATTTACCCGTATTAGGCTGGTTAATGCTCAAGGGAAAATGCGCCGCCTGTCACGCCCCTATTTCAGCCCGCTACCCTATTATTGAATTCATCACAGGGCTACTTATCGCGACTTTAGCTTGGCATTTTGGTCCAAGCTGGCAGTTTGTTTTTGCGAGCATACTCACCTTTGTGCTTGTAGCACTGACGGGTATCGATCTTGATGAGATGTTACTCCCAGATCAAATGACGTTGCCGTTACTTTGGCTAGGCTTGATAATCAACCTAAATCATACCTTTGCGAGTCCAACCGACGCCATTATGGGTGCGGCAGCAGGCTATTTAAGCTTGTGGTCTATTTTTTGGCTATTTAAGATCCTTACAGGCAAGGAAGGCATGGGCTATGGCGACTTTAAATTACTCGCCGTGTTCGGTGCTTGGCTTGGCTGGCAAATGCTGCCGCTGGTGATTTTACTTTCGTCCCTCGTTGGCGCAGTCGTTGGCATCACTATGATTGTCAGTAAACGCCTGAAACAAGGGAATCCAATCCCATTTGGCCCTTATATTGCCGCCGCAGGCTGGATAGCCTTGCTATTTGGGCAACAGATTGTCGATTGGTACCTCTCAACACTGTAA
- a CDS encoding type II secretion system F family protein: protein MATATTTRKPRTKKAEQKSQPKIYTFEWKGVNRDGKKTAGELRGATAAEIRSQLKSQGVTPKSVRKQSSALFKLGDPKITPMDVAVMTRQIATMLAAGVPLVTTIELLGRGHEKAKMRELLGNILSEIQSGIPLSDAMRPHRRYFDELYVDLVAAGEHSGSLDLVFDRVATYREKTEALKSKIKKAMFYPAAVVMVAISVTALLLLFVVPQFEEIFKGFGAELPAFTQLVLHISRGLQSSWYIFLAAIVGGVFLFVRAHRNSQMVRDRVDEAVLKIPAIGPILHKGAMARFARTLATTFAAGVPLIDGLESAAGASGNAVYRKAILKIRQEVMAGMQMNVAMQTTGLFPDMLVQMVMIGEESGSLDNMLNKVSTIYEMQVDDAVDGLSSLIEPIMMVVIGTVVGGLIVAMYLPIFQMGKVVSG, encoded by the coding sequence ATGGCTACGGCAACGACAACAAGAAAGCCTCGCACCAAGAAAGCCGAGCAAAAGAGCCAACCCAAAATCTATACCTTCGAATGGAAAGGTGTTAATCGCGACGGCAAGAAAACAGCAGGTGAGCTTAGAGGCGCAACCGCCGCCGAAATCCGTAGCCAGTTAAAATCCCAAGGCGTTACCCCAAAGAGCGTTCGTAAACAGTCATCTGCGCTATTTAAACTAGGTGATCCGAAAATCACCCCTATGGATGTTGCTGTAATGACTCGCCAAATTGCGACTATGCTAGCGGCGGGCGTACCTTTAGTCACCACAATTGAACTACTCGGCCGTGGGCACGAAAAAGCTAAGATGCGGGAACTTTTAGGAAATATCCTCAGTGAAATTCAATCGGGTATTCCTTTATCAGATGCTATGCGCCCCCATAGGCGCTACTTCGATGAACTATATGTCGACCTAGTCGCTGCAGGTGAACATTCAGGTTCACTAGATTTGGTCTTCGATCGCGTTGCTACCTACAGAGAAAAAACGGAAGCACTCAAATCCAAAATTAAAAAGGCCATGTTCTACCCTGCAGCAGTTGTAATGGTAGCCATTTCAGTTACAGCGTTGTTACTTCTTTTTGTCGTGCCGCAATTTGAAGAGATCTTCAAAGGATTTGGCGCTGAACTGCCCGCCTTTACCCAACTGGTACTGCATATTTCACGCGGCTTACAATCCTCTTGGTACATCTTTTTAGCCGCCATTGTCGGCGGAGTATTTTTGTTTGTACGGGCGCACCGAAACTCACAAATGGTGAGAGATAGAGTCGATGAAGCTGTGCTTAAAATCCCAGCCATTGGGCCTATTTTACACAAAGGTGCCATGGCTCGATTCGCTCGTACTTTAGCAACCACTTTCGCTGCGGGCGTTCCGTTGATTGATGGTTTAGAATCCGCCGCTGGCGCATCGGGTAATGCGGTCTATCGAAAAGCGATTTTAAAAATTCGTCAAGAAGTCATGGCGGGGATGCAGATGAATGTGGCTATGCAGACCACTGGACTTTTCCCCGACATGTTAGTGCAAATGGTGATGATAGGCGAAGAATCAGGTTCACTAGATAACATGCTCAATAAAGTCTCTACTATCTACGAAATGCAAGTAGACGATGCCGTAGATGGCTTATCAAGTCTGATAGAACCGATTATGATGGTGGTCATCGGTACTGTCGTCGGCGGTTTAATTGTTGCTATGTACTTACCTATCTTCCAGATGGGTAAAGTTGTTAGCGGCTAG